Below is a window of Plasmodium sp. gorilla clade G2 genome assembly, chromosome: 14 DNA.
gaatattttaataatatattggatatatatataaaatataatccacatattttaatgataagacaaaaaaataaaaaaaaggatgataaaataatataccacaatacatattataatgaagACTTCTTTATAAaggttttaaaaataattaaaatattcaatCAGTTTAAATTCTTTAGtaaattgaaaaatattgacattaattattatttacaaaaattaACAAAGAATTCATATTGTCCTAATATATTGTATCCTatcaaaaataatacaaataacgATACTAAATATCTAACTACAAATAAGAGAGATGAAAATGAAGTGTTCTATGAATGTATGAATTCTTCTGATGAAACTGATTGTATAAGTAAGGAGAATTATAATTTCttaaaatgtttaaaaatttttgatGAGAATATTATGAATGAAATTGGATTAGAAGAATActtcaaaaataaaagtcAAGAAGAACACATAAAaaggatgaaaaaaaaaaataataatagggataatattaataatattgataatgtagatgttatatttaaagaaCAAACAATTGAAGGTACACATATggttaataagaaaaatgaattatatataaatcagaatgataatgatgataatattattcttcatttaaaatatatgagaTCTTTTAGTTCTATCTTAAAATgtttgataaaatatttaaatgaagatGGTATATCcaaattatttatgtattgtACTAATTTATTCGATAAAAACATGGATAAAgatattatatctttttataaaagtatGTATGAGCAcgttaaaaaaatgaacaaaattagtaataaaaacattgcttatatattaaatggttgtaatttttatttaccttctgaaaatataaatttaataaaatatatatcaaatgatatattaaaaaatactagagttatttattataaggaaaacaaaaaaacatttaaaaatataaataatattgtacCATCACATTTagaaaatatcatatatacattttcaaaaaatcgatataaggataaaaaaatgttttctttatttagtcaagttataaaagaaaaatgtcaAGGTTTTTCTTGTATTActactataaatatattatatagttttgctaatttaaattatgaagAACTTGTATTTGATATACTTTATCAAAAAATCAAAACTTttgattttatatcatttatgaTGTGTAAAggattaaatataattaaattaataaataccttattattaatagaaaatagacattttcataaaaatcaaataaaaaaaatgtatccTTTTATATTAACGCATACTCAAATTAATACATTATGTAAAGAAACAAAGATATTAGAGGAttacaaaaataatagttcctttaaaaatgataatacacaaataatagaagaaaaaaaagatataataccAACAAACGACATATATCTAATAACagataaaatgatatataaaacacTGCTcgtttcattattatatgaaaaaaaatgttttaaatatttagataataatatatgtgaaaaTAGAAttgtagatatatataaaaaattaataaggCTAAATATAATTTGTGTAAAGGACAAAAatgatttaattattttaaagaatatcttaaaaaagaattatggaaatttaaatattaacgaatttgataaatattttgttttttcatttattaatgcaaatatgaataaaataaacattcATAAATTAATCTATACATTGCAACAATATAGTAAATTAATTAatgaaatgaatataataaatgaaagtacaaaaaaaaaaaaaaaaaaaaaattcatataaattattaattaaatatatacacatatatatatatatatatatattatatatacatatttatttttttgtggtgagaatatttttttaatttttagtaacataaaaaaaaaaaaaaataacaagagactcttttatttgttataattagatatttattcattatatatatatatatatatatataatttatacatatgtataatatattcctaCATTTATGTGTCCATGTCAAAGTACTTGTTCAAGTACTGAGTATAATCTTCTTCTTCACTTGAATAGAAATTATAGTCATCAAAGTTTTCTTCTACATTATTATCTAGTTTGTTATCCCCATTTTGagtatcattattatttttcaaatcTTCATCTTTTATTGTTTGTTGAGATGATTTAATATCTTGATTATTGGCATTTGCGTTATTTGTaagatcattattattatgaacatTTTGGTTATTAGGATTATCCATATATgattttaaattattgttTTGGTTGTTTTTtgctatatttattaatttaaaaaagctATCtgctttattatatttaaagtcTAACTTAATAATATCTATAATACCATTAATAAACCAtggataattatttttttttattaaattatctatatttattttatgatcGGTATTATCAAAAGTATGATATTTATGAATTAATAATtccattaaataatttttattattataaagaaatCTAATTTTATCGTCTTTTGTTAGAACATTATCtacttctttattatattcatctgCATTATTAATACTATTATCAATTTTTACATGTTTAAATTTACATGCAGGATTATGacatgaattatatataacattattaCGACAATAAAATAGTTCATAATCATGAGAAAAGATACAATTTTGTTTATGACATGTACCTTTAActaaaaatttacataatttggatattttatatataggaATAACATCATGTGAATAAGTACATTTATCATTATGTATACATTTTcctttcttaaaaaaaaatttacatgtttctttttttggtTCATACTTAAAATTATCAAAAGTGTTTTCTGtcttgttaatttttttattttttatctttttatttatatcaggACTTAtatctacatttttttttttcttctttttcttcttttttttaaacccAACAAGAGCATTCTTGGTTGTATTCcctataaaacaaaaatgcaacatatatataaatataaatatatatatatatatatattatatattatgtatatatgtatttgtatatatatatgtaataatat
It encodes the following:
- a CDS encoding zinc finger protein, putative — protein: MEKINDKAILEKISDITGNTTKNALVGFKKKKKKKKKKNVDISPDINKKIKNKKINKTENTFDNFKYEPKKETCKFFFKKGKCIHNDKCTYSHDVIPIYKISKLCKFLVKGTCHKQNCIFSHDYELFYCRNNVIYNSCHNPACKFKHVKIDNSINNADEYNKEVDNVLTKDDKIRFLYNNKNYLMELLIHKYHTFDNTDHKINIDNLIKKNNYPWFINGIIDIIKLDFKYNKADSFFKLINIAKNNQNNNLKSYMDNPNNQNVHNNNDLTNNANANNQDIKSSQQTIKDEDLKNNNDTQNGDNKLDNNVEENFDDYNFYSSEEEDYTQYLNKYFDMDT